The Peribacillus sp. FSL E2-0218 genome contains a region encoding:
- a CDS encoding protein kinase family protein, translated as MMMNNTLRNQCKLLPGSSVIGKWNKNQYKILKELGCGANGIVYLVENGNRHYALKLSDNGTSIISEMNILKSFSKVQGSTLGPSFLEADDFIKSGKQLPFYVMEYIHGHDFLRFIEKKGASWIGVLMLQLLTSLSALHANGWVFGDLKPENLIVTSPAYKVRCVDVGGTTLIGRSVKEFTEFFDRGYWGLGSRKADPQYDLFAVAMIIINSAYPGRFHKKGEGYSQLNDLIKQKKELLPYRKMLDKALHGKYDSALQMREDLVAVLSKQSHQKKTGTVQAAASKPATRQARRSQNHSNKKRGGLFETFLLVAIISMLYVLYIYEQLL; from the coding sequence ATGATGATGAACAATACTTTGAGGAATCAATGTAAACTCCTGCCTGGAAGTTCCGTCATTGGGAAATGGAATAAAAACCAGTACAAAATCTTGAAGGAATTGGGGTGTGGCGCCAACGGCATCGTCTATTTGGTGGAAAACGGAAATCGTCATTATGCTCTAAAGCTCAGTGATAATGGGACGTCCATTATATCGGAGATGAATATCCTAAAATCCTTTTCAAAGGTCCAGGGGTCTACCCTTGGACCTTCCTTTTTGGAAGCGGACGATTTCATCAAATCAGGAAAGCAGCTCCCCTTTTATGTCATGGAATATATCCATGGACACGATTTTTTGCGTTTTATCGAAAAAAAGGGAGCATCGTGGATCGGTGTCTTGATGCTTCAGCTGTTAACGAGTTTATCGGCCCTGCATGCAAATGGATGGGTGTTCGGTGATTTAAAGCCCGAGAATTTGATCGTGACTTCTCCCGCCTATAAGGTGCGCTGCGTCGATGTAGGGGGAACGACCCTGATCGGCCGTTCAGTCAAGGAATTCACGGAGTTCTTTGATAGAGGTTACTGGGGGCTTGGTTCGAGGAAGGCCGATCCGCAATATGACTTGTTCGCTGTGGCGATGATCATCATCAATTCAGCCTACCCGGGACGTTTCCATAAGAAAGGGGAGGGGTATAGTCAGCTAAACGACTTGATTAAGCAGAAAAAGGAACTGCTCCCCTATAGAAAAATGCTGGATAAAGCGCTGCACGGGAAGTACGATTCAGCGCTTCAAATGAGGGAGGATTTAGTTGCTGTGTTGAGTAAGCAAAGCCACCAGAAGAAAACGGGGACCGTCCAGGCGGCGGCAAGCAAGCCTGCGACAAGGCAGGCAAGAAGGTCCCAAAACCATTCCAACAAGAAGCGGGGAGGACTGTTTGAGACTTTTTTACTTGTTGCGATCATATCGATGCTCTATGTTCTTTACATATATGAACAGTTGTTATGA
- a CDS encoding VWA domain-containing protein gives MKAGTLRQILLITDGCSNHGEEPSAMAELAREQGITINVIGVMENDVIDEKGLKEIEKIAGSGGGVSQIVYAQQLSQTVQMVTQKAMTQTIQGVINRELQQILGDSSTMEDLPPEKRGEVMEVVDELGETSKLEVLILVDTSASMKHKLPTVKDSLLDLSLSMNARMGDSRFSVFVFPGKRKDVEKLLDWTPNLEALTATFPKLSTGGLTPTGPAIREALTYFNKKRSLRGLLSHDDEQYFEESM, from the coding sequence ATGAAAGCGGGAACATTAAGACAGATTTTGCTTATTACCGACGGATGTTCGAATCATGGTGAGGAGCCATCTGCCATGGCTGAACTAGCAAGGGAGCAAGGCATAACCATCAATGTCATAGGCGTCATGGAAAATGATGTGATAGATGAAAAGGGACTGAAGGAAATCGAGAAGATTGCCGGCTCGGGAGGCGGTGTAAGCCAAATCGTCTATGCCCAGCAGCTGTCCCAAACCGTGCAAATGGTCACCCAAAAGGCAATGACTCAAACCATACAGGGAGTAATCAATCGTGAACTTCAACAAATACTGGGAGATTCAAGCACGATGGAGGATCTCCCCCCGGAAAAACGAGGCGAAGTGATGGAGGTGGTCGACGAGCTTGGGGAAACAAGCAAGCTTGAAGTGTTGATCCTTGTAGATACCAGCGCAAGCATGAAACATAAGCTTCCTACCGTAAAAGATTCTTTATTGGACCTTTCCCTCAGTATGAACGCAAGAATGGGTGACAGCCGTTTTTCCGTATTCGTATTTCCTGGGAAAAGAAAGGATGTAGAAAAGTTGCTGGATTGGACCCCCAACCTTGAAGCCCTGACGGCAACCTTTCCTAAGCTCAGTACGGGCGGACTCACTCCGACAGGTCCGGCCATTCGCGAAGCGTTGACCTATTTCAATAAAAAACGTTCATTGAGGGGATTGTTATCACATGATGATGAACAATACTTTGAGGAATCAATGTAA